In one window of Candidatus Avedoeria danica DNA:
- a CDS encoding DUF11 domain-containing protein: MISKRHALIAGLAMLVVALASRASTGVQAVTGDLFFSEYIEGSSFNKAIEIYNGTGASVNLGTGNYVLELYSNGSPTVSQSVALTGVIANLDVFVAAHGSANATILAQADLTNNAVINWNGDDAVVLRKSGTGGPIVDVLGQVGFDPGTEWGTGLASTADNTLTRKAAICQGDTNPSDVFTPATEWDGFAVDTFTFLGAHTANCDPTATPTNIPTNTPTDIPTNTPTNTPTNTPTDTPTNTPTNTLTPTPSNTPTNTPTNTPSNTPTNTPTNAPLAADPALTSKVDSPDPVIAGNNLTWVINGINNGPGTANGVTVADTLPPGTTLVSAVPSAGSCSGTATVTCVIGSIGNGGTFSVTIVVTVAAGAASGSVLSNTATVTSSTTDANPSNNAATATTTVATSADLSTTKTDSPDPVIAGNNLTYSIVATNNGPSDAQTVTIGDPLPAGTTFVSASASVGGVLTTPSVGSNGIVTSVWSGATAPTVQRTLSITVRVLPSVANGAVLSNVATASSTTSDPTPTNNAATATTTVNTQADVAVTKNDVPDPVLAGNNLTYTIVATNNGPSDAQALTIADTVPANTTFFSATPSAGGLCTTPSVGGTGLVSCTWAGATIPLAQRTLTLLVFVTPGTPLGTILTNTAAASTTTSDPTPANNSATATTTVSTQADLLTVKIDTPDPVVAGNNLTYNITITNNGPSDAQNVAVSDLLPAGTTFISATPSAGGLCTTPAVGGTGTVSCSWAGGTAPAGQRTVALVVRVLPSVASGTVLSNTATATTTTTDPNTLNNSATATTSVITQADLAATKTDAPDPAIAGNNVTYVVNSTNNGPSDAQTVVIADTIPATTRFLSATPSAGGSCTVPAVNGSGTVSCSWAGATIPTAVRSVMIVVRICADVLCNAVVSNTASTSSGTTDPSVGNNSAVAGTTAQAQADTAITLGDAPDPVIAGQNATYTAVISNNGPSNAANTIATFMLDSRLVFVSATVAPAGPTCSAAGSTVTCTLGVVGAANQCATAFPTSYTVTIVATVPDTTACSPAVCPGSPGVPLSSSAAVTNGNCLADPVPGNNSAAQTTDVRAGADVVVDVPLLTHLVGSLMAQAVAASDDVGDGADRVIVDGFATDSDALFDAALAPQQDDDACVAVGDYIVVEQMFGNTGPLAFTRQRDNAGPEWVAVLPGTVTGQACRVTAGGGVCTSTPTQMTWNGEIPVGGSVTVEYAVRIVGAVPTGTVIPFDGTVHYDGFNIGLNTFSRTSAVAEIALDCPSIIDPNTQLSNQVHIPILNYMGQDDVCSTMVQIQNIGCQVAKAALVSWGEPGFCPPQAAGPLKVECTGTLKPGSSWIMIGAQVPTGSKGGIVFKFSGRQLSEDGIDAGEDDITADYMCELLFFSVVGDADDYRRFKKAYDEGLIFDGIDLSLAVPGDGGLAVDVHRTCPGDQTPGVDVTSKYNGIAGTHLGVYDDIYGGYAFYVPLVYAQKAGYNSVVYIQNSGLMCASLEIWFQLQEDCLRATICDIATLAPGETYQLDASDCVGPDFQGSAWIRSTQRMAIAVDLIGHDLLMTYVGEPAEINYTFDPRKPAFTAGNQVGFAPLVYSEYQGWDSAIQVQNLSPVAASKVKVYFLDRGGDIVTTLVDWVCPRGSQTFFLPLVAALPGNWVGSARVESQEWIAPGSSNVLAPNVVAVATLIEYSDAARTTATQAMAYNLLPEHKIFDWQIGERSGGNFETGVGLVAIPSLIKDLGTTGISSEVVIANVVPKPGFTDLVVYVYDQNGLIDYICQKLNEKQVEYIDLQTWGWLNNGFKGSAVISAWFWEHDVFDGTGFFLRNLVGLGAMSIERKGARMGEDVPGDEAAGDRGIPFENTYDEDGNPLFEYCFMGPLPLCPGFVDARPVACEVPAESFACANCPVAIPPVGQAPPAIVNAVGRENCVVADVNVTLDIQHTWNHDLVVDVAGPGVPNVRLVNQICGADDNIQAILDSDAATAIGSVCPPAGFQAVTPGGAGTAPGALNAFDGRDATGQWTLRVSDLVAPDGGVVRGWSVDITYR; this comes from the coding sequence ATGATCTCGAAGCGCCACGCCCTCATCGCAGGCCTCGCCATGCTGGTCGTTGCCTTGGCGAGCCGCGCCTCCACCGGCGTGCAGGCCGTCACGGGCGACCTGTTCTTCTCGGAGTACATCGAGGGCTCGTCGTTCAACAAGGCGATCGAGATCTACAACGGCACCGGCGCGAGCGTGAACCTCGGCACGGGCAACTACGTCCTCGAGCTCTACTCCAACGGATCACCCACCGTCTCGCAATCGGTGGCTCTGACCGGCGTCATCGCCAACCTCGACGTGTTCGTTGCCGCCCATGGGAGCGCGAACGCGACGATCCTGGCGCAGGCAGACCTGACGAACAATGCCGTCATCAACTGGAACGGTGACGATGCGGTGGTGCTCCGCAAGAGCGGTACCGGTGGGCCGATCGTCGACGTTCTCGGCCAGGTGGGCTTTGACCCCGGGACGGAGTGGGGCACCGGCTTGGCGAGCACGGCGGACAACACCCTGACTCGGAAGGCGGCGATTTGCCAGGGCGACACGAACCCGAGCGATGTCTTCACCCCGGCCACCGAGTGGGACGGATTCGCGGTGGATACGTTCACCTTCCTTGGCGCACACACCGCCAACTGCGACCCGACCGCTACCCCAACGAACATCCCCACCAACACACCCACCGACATTCCCACCAACACCCCAACAAACACGCCCACGAACACACCCACCGACACGCCCACCAACACCCCAACGAACACCCTGACGCCCACCCCGTCCAACACCCCGACCAACACGCCGACGAACACACCATCCAACACGCCGACAAACACCCCCACCAACGCCCCCCTGGCCGCGGACCCCGCCCTGACGTCCAAGGTGGACTCGCCCGACCCGGTGATCGCTGGCAACAACCTCACCTGGGTGATCAACGGCATCAACAACGGCCCGGGCACCGCCAACGGCGTGACGGTGGCCGACACGCTGCCCCCGGGCACGACGCTCGTCTCGGCCGTGCCGTCGGCAGGGTCGTGCAGCGGCACGGCGACGGTCACGTGCGTCATCGGTAGCATCGGCAACGGCGGGACGTTCAGCGTGACGATCGTCGTCACGGTGGCGGCCGGTGCGGCCAGCGGCTCGGTCCTCTCGAACACGGCCACGGTCACGTCGTCGACGACGGACGCGAACCCGTCCAACAACGCGGCGACGGCGACGACGACGGTCGCGACCTCGGCCGACCTCAGCACGACGAAGACAGACAGCCCGGACCCGGTGATCGCCGGCAACAACCTGACGTACAGCATCGTCGCGACGAACAACGGGCCGTCGGACGCGCAGACCGTCACGATCGGCGACCCGCTGCCGGCCGGCACGACGTTCGTGTCCGCCAGCGCCAGCGTGGGCGGCGTGCTGACGACGCCGTCCGTCGGATCGAACGGCATCGTGACCTCCGTCTGGAGCGGCGCGACCGCGCCCACCGTCCAGCGCACGCTGTCCATCACCGTTCGCGTCCTGCCCAGCGTCGCCAACGGCGCCGTCCTCTCCAACGTCGCCACCGCGTCGTCGACGACGAGCGATCCGACGCCGACGAACAACGCCGCCACGGCCACGACGACGGTGAACACGCAGGCCGACGTCGCCGTCACCAAGAACGACGTCCCCGACCCCGTCCTGGCCGGCAACAACCTCACCTACACGATCGTGGCGACGAACAACGGCCCGTCCGACGCGCAGGCGCTCACCATCGCCGACACCGTGCCCGCCAACACGACGTTCTTCTCGGCCACGCCGAGCGCCGGCGGCCTCTGCACGACGCCGTCCGTCGGCGGGACCGGGCTCGTGAGCTGCACGTGGGCCGGCGCGACGATTCCGCTGGCCCAGCGAACGCTTACGCTCCTTGTCTTCGTCACGCCCGGAACGCCGCTCGGCACGATCCTCACGAACACGGCCGCCGCGTCGACGACGACGAGCGATCCCACGCCCGCGAACAACAGCGCCACCGCCACGACGACGGTCAGCACCCAGGCCGACCTCCTCACCGTCAAGATCGACACGCCCGACCCCGTCGTCGCCGGCAACAACCTCACCTACAACATCACGATCACGAACAACGGCCCGTCCGACGCCCAGAACGTCGCGGTCAGCGACCTCCTCCCTGCGGGCACGACGTTCATCTCCGCCACGCCGAGCGCCGGCGGCCTCTGCACGACGCCGGCCGTCGGCGGCACGGGCACGGTCAGCTGCAGCTGGGCCGGTGGGACGGCGCCGGCCGGACAGCGCACGGTTGCCCTCGTCGTCCGCGTCCTGCCGAGCGTCGCCAGCGGCACGGTGCTGTCGAATACGGCCACCGCGACGACGACGACGACCGACCCGAACACGCTGAACAACAGCGCCACGGCGACGACGAGCGTCATCACGCAGGCGGATCTGGCGGCGACGAAGACCGACGCGCCCGACCCGGCGATCGCCGGCAACAACGTCACGTACGTGGTCAACAGCACGAACAACGGCCCGTCCGACGCCCAGACCGTCGTCATCGCCGACACGATCCCGGCGACGACGCGCTTCCTGTCCGCCACGCCGAGCGCCGGCGGCAGCTGCACCGTGCCGGCCGTGAACGGCAGTGGCACCGTGAGCTGCAGCTGGGCCGGCGCGACCATCCCGACCGCCGTCCGCTCCGTCATGATCGTCGTCCGCATCTGCGCCGACGTCCTGTGCAACGCCGTCGTCAGCAACACCGCCTCGACATCGTCCGGCACGACCGACCCGAGCGTCGGCAACAACAGCGCCGTCGCCGGCACGACGGCGCAGGCGCAAGCGGACACCGCCATCACGCTCGGCGACGCGCCCGATCCGGTGATCGCCGGCCAGAACGCGACGTACACCGCGGTCATCTCGAACAACGGTCCGTCGAACGCCGCGAACACCATCGCGACATTCATGCTCGACAGCCGCCTCGTCTTCGTCTCGGCCACGGTCGCACCCGCCGGCCCGACGTGCAGCGCGGCCGGCTCGACCGTCACGTGCACGCTCGGCGTCGTCGGCGCCGCCAACCAGTGCGCCACCGCCTTCCCGACGAGCTACACCGTCACGATCGTCGCGACCGTGCCGGACACCACGGCGTGCTCGCCCGCGGTCTGCCCCGGCAGCCCGGGCGTGCCGCTCTCGTCGTCCGCCGCGGTCACGAACGGCAACTGCCTGGCCGATCCGGTGCCGGGCAACAACAGCGCCGCCCAGACCACGGACGTCCGCGCCGGCGCCGACGTCGTCGTCGACGTGCCGCTCCTCACGCACCTCGTCGGATCGTTGATGGCGCAGGCGGTCGCCGCCTCAGACGATGTGGGCGACGGCGCCGATCGCGTGATCGTCGACGGATTCGCCACCGACTCCGACGCCCTCTTCGACGCTGCCCTCGCGCCGCAGCAGGACGACGACGCGTGCGTCGCCGTCGGCGACTACATCGTCGTCGAGCAGATGTTCGGCAACACCGGGCCGCTGGCGTTCACCCGGCAGCGGGACAATGCCGGGCCGGAGTGGGTGGCGGTGCTGCCGGGGACGGTCACGGGCCAGGCGTGCCGCGTGACGGCGGGCGGCGGCGTGTGCACTTCGACGCCGACGCAGATGACCTGGAACGGCGAGATCCCGGTCGGCGGCAGCGTCACGGTGGAGTACGCCGTGCGGATCGTGGGGGCCGTCCCGACGGGCACGGTCATCCCGTTCGACGGCACCGTGCACTACGACGGTTTCAACATCGGCCTGAACACCTTCAGCCGCACCAGCGCCGTGGCGGAGATCGCGCTGGACTGCCCGTCCATCATCGACCCGAACACGCAGCTCTCCAACCAGGTCCACATCCCGATCCTGAACTACATGGGCCAGGACGACGTCTGTTCCACGATGGTCCAGATCCAGAACATCGGCTGCCAGGTGGCCAAGGCCGCCCTGGTCTCGTGGGGCGAGCCCGGCTTCTGCCCGCCGCAGGCGGCCGGGCCGCTGAAGGTGGAGTGCACCGGCACCCTCAAGCCGGGCAGCAGCTGGATCATGATCGGCGCGCAGGTGCCGACGGGCTCGAAGGGCGGGATCGTGTTCAAGTTCTCGGGCCGGCAGCTGTCAGAGGACGGCATCGACGCCGGCGAGGACGACATCACGGCCGACTACATGTGCGAGCTCCTGTTCTTCAGCGTCGTCGGCGACGCCGACGATTACCGGCGCTTCAAGAAGGCGTACGACGAGGGGTTGATCTTCGACGGCATCGACCTGTCCCTGGCGGTGCCGGGCGACGGCGGGCTGGCGGTGGACGTCCACCGGACGTGCCCGGGCGATCAGACACCGGGCGTCGACGTGACCAGCAAGTACAACGGCATCGCGGGCACGCACCTGGGCGTGTACGACGACATATATGGCGGCTACGCGTTCTACGTGCCCCTCGTCTACGCCCAGAAGGCCGGCTACAACTCGGTCGTCTACATCCAGAACAGCGGGCTGATGTGCGCGTCGCTCGAGATCTGGTTCCAGCTGCAGGAGGACTGCCTGCGGGCGACGATCTGCGACATCGCGACCCTCGCGCCGGGCGAGACGTACCAGCTGGACGCCAGCGACTGCGTGGGGCCGGACTTCCAGGGCAGCGCCTGGATTCGGTCGACGCAGCGGATGGCCATCGCGGTCGATCTCATCGGCCATGACCTGCTCATGACGTACGTCGGCGAGCCGGCGGAGATCAACTACACGTTCGACCCGCGCAAGCCCGCGTTCACGGCCGGCAACCAGGTGGGCTTCGCGCCGCTGGTCTACAGCGAGTACCAGGGCTGGGATAGCGCGATCCAGGTGCAGAACCTGAGCCCGGTGGCGGCATCCAAGGTGAAGGTCTACTTCCTCGACCGCGGCGGCGACATCGTCACGACGCTGGTCGACTGGGTCTGCCCGCGCGGGAGCCAGACGTTTTTCCTGCCGCTCGTGGCGGCGCTGCCGGGGAACTGGGTGGGCTCGGCGCGCGTCGAGAGCCAGGAGTGGATCGCACCGGGCAGCTCGAACGTCCTGGCGCCCAACGTCGTGGCGGTGGCGACGCTGATCGAGTACTCGGACGCGGCGCGGACGACGGCCACGCAGGCCATGGCCTACAACCTGTTGCCGGAGCACAAGATCTTCGACTGGCAGATCGGCGAGCGCTCCGGCGGGAACTTCGAGACCGGCGTCGGTCTCGTCGCGATCCCGAGCCTGATCAAGGACCTCGGGACGACCGGCATCAGCAGCGAGGTCGTGATCGCCAACGTCGTGCCCAAGCCGGGCTTCACGGATCTGGTGGTCTACGTGTACGACCAGAACGGGCTGATCGACTACATCTGCCAGAAGCTGAACGAGAAGCAGGTGGAGTACATCGACCTGCAGACGTGGGGCTGGTTGAACAACGGCTTCAAGGGCAGCGCGGTGATCAGCGCCTGGTTCTGGGAGCACGACGTGTTCGACGGCACGGGCTTCTTCCTGCGCAACCTCGTCGGCCTCGGGGCGATGTCGATCGAGCGCAAGGGCGCGCGCATGGGGGAGGACGTGCCGGGCGACGAGGCGGCGGGTGATCGCGGGATCCCGTTCGAGAACACGTATGACGAGGACGGGAACCCGCTGTTCGAGTACTGCTTCATGGGCCCGCTGCCGCTGTGCCCCGGCTTCGTCGATGCCCGGCCGGTGGCGTGCGAGGTGCCCGCGGAGAGCTTCGCGTGCGCCAACTGCCCGGTCGCGATCCCGCCGGTCGGCCAGGCGCCGCCGGCGATCGTGAACGCGGTCGGCCGCGAGAACTGCGTCGTGGCGGACGTGAACGTCACGCTCGACATCCAGCACACCTGGAACCACGACCTCGTCGTCGACGTCGCCGGCCCCGGCGTGCCGAACGTGCGGCTCGTGAACCAGATCTGCGGCGCGGACGACAACATCCAGGCCATCCTCGACTCCGACGCGGCGACGGCCATCGGTTCCGTCTGCCCGCCCGCCGGCTTCCAGGCGGTCACGCCGGGCGGCGCGGGCACGGCGCCGGGCGCGCTGAACGCGTTCGACGGTCGGGACGCCACCGGGCAGTGGACGCTGCGCGTGAGCGATCTGGTCGCGCCGGACGGCGGCGTGGTGCGGGGGTGGTCGGTGGATATCACGTATCGGTAG
- a CDS encoding redoxin domain-containing protein, which yields MTNLSVTDRAPDFELVDGAGETHRLSDYRGQVVVLAFYPLDFSGVCTEEHACFVDNLAKFEKLDAQILGISVDSKRCHAAFAKKVGITYPLLADFHPKGEVGIRYGVYLDDYGYHGRANFVIDPEGRISFIQEMVPDDLPDFDELIEAVSESA from the coding sequence ATGACGAACCTTTCCGTCACGGACCGCGCCCCTGACTTCGAACTCGTCGACGGCGCCGGAGAGACGCACCGCCTGAGCGACTACCGCGGTCAGGTCGTCGTGCTCGCCTTCTACCCGCTCGACTTCAGCGGTGTATGCACGGAAGAGCACGCGTGCTTCGTGGACAACCTGGCCAAGTTCGAAAAGCTCGACGCCCAGATCCTCGGGATCAGCGTCGACAGCAAGCGCTGCCACGCCGCGTTCGCCAAGAAGGTGGGCATCACCTACCCGCTCCTGGCAGACTTCCATCCCAAGGGTGAGGTCGGCATCCGCTACGGCGTGTACCTCGACGACTACGGCTACCACGGCCGCGCGAACTTCGTGATCGATCCGGAAGGCCGCATCAGCTTCATCCAGGAGATGGTCCCGGATGACCTGCCCGACTTCGACGAGCTCATCGAGGCCGTCAGCGAATCGGCCTGA
- a CDS encoding DUF11 domain-containing protein — MTKNRVAIQFALAAVIALALGAWLGDTAPVQAQMAPTTDKSAEVQPAADAAEPNSTQRVQQSGGPDAFGYRYQDTNPVTGGCSFNFINIASSGISAGTGDDSQFSVPIGFNFTYYGSVFSTATISTNGFVAFGTGSGSFSNSCPQPISLNDLQLSPFWDDGYVFAPSSLLYQTTGVAPNRIFVIQWNNTSFCCSAPPPGMTYQVQLMETSNIIAFMYLDVQASTRTMGDSATIGIDGPGATNFLSYSCNPVGGSLANGRGIFFFPPGVSACAVQSGADLFLTKTDSVDPVIAGNNFTYNLTSTNNGPGTATDVRIADTLPAGVQFVSATPSAGGSCVVPAVGSSGGTVTCTWLGATGTGAASARSVSIVVTVPITTACSPAICPGSPGTNISNTGTTTSATTDPSLGNNSATQLTNVRAGADVEITDPTVTHLIASALAAMSAAPVDGAADAGTQDAPAWNAVDGALAPQQDNAECVGVGDFLIVTQSFSNTGPLAFTPQRDNPGPEWESILPGSVIGLDCRVLDGGGTCTSTATQMTWDGTIAVGASVTVQFSLRIKGAIPTGTIIPIVGTVHYDGFNIGQNTFSRSSGVVEVLMDCPSVIDPNTQLSNQVHLPILNFLGQDDVCESWIEVQNLGCINAKAALVTWGEPGFCPPQAAGPLKVECTGLLKPGSSWNLYGAQVPTGSKSGILFKLSARQLSEDGIDVIPEDDITGDYVCEVLFFNVVGDADDYRRFKKAYDEGLIFDGIDMSRAAPQDGALAVDVHRTCPGDVTPGVDVTSKYNGIAGTHLGVYDAVYGGYGFYVPLVYASKAGYNSMIYIQNGGLMCSSIEIWFQQQEDCLRAVICDIATLAPGETYQLDANDCVGPDFQGSAWIRSTQRMGIVVDIIGHDLLMTYVGEPAEINYTFDPRKAVYTGGNQVGFAPLVYSEYQGWDSAIQVQNLSPVVAAKVKVYFLDRGGDIITTLIDWVCPRGSQTFFLPLVAALPGNWVGSARVESQEWISPGNPNVLAPNVVAVATLIEYSDAARTAATQGIAYNLLPEHKIFDWQIGERSGGNFEAGVGLIAIPSLLKDLGSSQMTSEIAIANVVPKPGFTDLVIYVYDQNGLIDYICQKLNEKQVEYIDLQTWGWINNGFKGSAVISAWFWEHDVFDGTGFFLRNLVGLGAVAIERKGARLGEDVPGDEAAGERGIPFESTYDEDGNPLFEYCFMGPLPLCPGFVDNRPVACEVKQQSFACDNCPVAIPAFGVAPDALVTVSGAAQCEVADVNITLDILHTWNSDITIDVSSPTVADVVLAGRICGADDNMQAVVDSDAAAPMGSACPPTGFEHYTPGGTGATPDGLDAFDRKNPDGTWILSVNDQVGGDAGSVRGWSVDITYR; from the coding sequence ATGACGAAGAATCGGGTCGCGATCCAGTTCGCACTCGCCGCTGTGATCGCGTTGGCGTTGGGTGCCTGGTTGGGCGATACGGCCCCCGTGCAGGCACAGATGGCGCCGACGACCGACAAGTCGGCCGAGGTGCAGCCGGCGGCGGATGCGGCCGAGCCCAACTCGACGCAGCGGGTCCAGCAATCGGGCGGCCCCGACGCCTTCGGCTACCGCTACCAGGACACGAACCCCGTGACCGGCGGCTGCAGCTTCAACTTCATCAACATCGCGTCCAGCGGCATCTCGGCCGGCACGGGTGACGACTCGCAGTTCTCCGTCCCGATCGGCTTCAACTTCACGTACTACGGTTCGGTGTTCAGCACGGCGACGATCTCGACGAACGGGTTCGTCGCCTTCGGCACAGGCAGTGGCAGCTTCAGCAACTCATGCCCGCAGCCGATTTCCCTGAACGACCTGCAGCTCAGCCCGTTCTGGGACGACGGCTACGTCTTCGCACCGTCGTCGCTGCTCTACCAGACCACCGGCGTCGCACCGAACCGGATCTTCGTCATCCAGTGGAACAACACCTCGTTCTGCTGCTCGGCGCCGCCGCCGGGCATGACCTACCAGGTCCAGCTCATGGAGACGAGCAACATCATCGCCTTCATGTACCTGGACGTGCAGGCCAGCACGCGCACGATGGGCGACTCGGCGACGATCGGCATCGATGGTCCCGGCGCGACGAACTTCCTCTCCTACTCCTGCAACCCCGTCGGCGGCTCGCTCGCCAACGGCCGGGGCATCTTCTTCTTCCCGCCGGGCGTCAGCGCCTGCGCCGTGCAGTCCGGCGCGGATCTGTTCCTCACGAAGACCGACTCCGTCGACCCGGTGATCGCCGGCAACAACTTCACCTACAACCTGACTTCGACGAACAACGGCCCGGGGACGGCCACCGACGTTCGCATCGCCGACACGCTGCCGGCCGGCGTGCAGTTCGTGTCGGCCACCCCGAGCGCCGGCGGCAGCTGCGTCGTGCCGGCGGTGGGCAGCAGCGGCGGCACGGTCACGTGCACGTGGCTCGGCGCGACGGGCACCGGGGCCGCGAGCGCGCGCAGCGTGAGCATCGTCGTCACCGTTCCGATCACGACGGCGTGCTCGCCCGCGATCTGCCCCGGCAGCCCGGGCACGAACATCTCCAACACGGGCACGACGACATCGGCGACGACCGACCCGTCGCTCGGCAACAACAGCGCCACGCAGCTGACGAACGTCCGCGCGGGCGCGGATGTCGAGATCACGGATCCGACGGTGACGCACCTCATCGCATCGGCGCTGGCGGCGATGTCGGCCGCGCCGGTCGACGGCGCAGCGGACGCCGGGACGCAGGACGCACCGGCGTGGAACGCGGTGGACGGCGCGCTGGCGCCGCAGCAGGACAACGCGGAGTGCGTCGGCGTCGGTGACTTCCTCATCGTGACGCAGAGCTTCAGCAACACCGGCCCGCTGGCGTTCACGCCGCAGCGGGACAACCCCGGACCGGAGTGGGAGTCGATCCTGCCGGGCAGCGTCATCGGCCTCGATTGCCGCGTGCTCGACGGCGGCGGGACGTGCACATCCACGGCCACGCAGATGACGTGGGACGGCACGATCGCCGTCGGCGCGAGCGTGACGGTCCAGTTCTCTCTGCGCATCAAGGGCGCGATCCCGACCGGGACGATCATCCCGATCGTTGGCACGGTGCACTACGACGGCTTCAACATCGGCCAGAACACGTTCAGCCGCTCGAGCGGTGTGGTCGAGGTGCTGATGGACTGCCCGTCCGTCATCGACCCGAACACGCAGCTGAGCAACCAGGTCCACCTGCCGATCCTGAACTTCCTCGGCCAGGACGACGTCTGCGAGAGCTGGATCGAGGTCCAGAACCTGGGCTGCATTAACGCCAAGGCGGCGCTCGTGACGTGGGGCGAGCCGGGCTTCTGCCCGCCGCAGGCGGCGGGGCCGTTGAAGGTGGAGTGCACGGGCCTCTTGAAGCCGGGCAGCAGCTGGAACCTGTACGGCGCCCAGGTGCCGACGGGCTCGAAGTCCGGCATCCTGTTCAAGCTCTCGGCGCGGCAGCTGTCCGAGGACGGGATCGACGTGATCCCGGAGGACGACATCACGGGCGACTACGTCTGCGAGGTCCTGTTCTTCAACGTCGTGGGCGACGCGGACGATTACCGCCGCTTCAAGAAGGCGTACGACGAGGGGCTGATCTTCGACGGGATCGACATGTCGCGCGCGGCGCCGCAGGACGGTGCGCTGGCGGTGGACGTGCACCGGACGTGCCCGGGCGATGTGACGCCGGGTGTGGACGTGACGAGCAAGTACAACGGGATCGCGGGCACGCACCTTGGCGTGTACGACGCCGTGTACGGCGGGTACGGGTTCTACGTGCCGCTGGTGTACGCCAGCAAGGCCGGCTACAACTCGATGATCTACATCCAGAACGGCGGGCTGATGTGCTCGTCGATCGAGATCTGGTTCCAGCAGCAGGAGGACTGCCTGCGGGCGGTGATCTGCGACATCGCGACGCTCGCCCCGGGCGAGACGTACCAGCTGGACGCGAACGACTGCGTCGGGCCGGACTTCCAGGGCAGCGCGTGGATCCGGTCGACGCAGCGGATGGGGATCGTGGTGGACATCATCGGGCACGACCTGCTGATGACGTACGTTGGCGAGCCGGCGGAGATCAACTACACGTTCGACCCGCGCAAGGCCGTGTACACGGGCGGCAACCAGGTGGGCTTCGCGCCGCTGGTGTACAGCGAGTACCAGGGCTGGGACAGCGCGATCCAGGTGCAGAACCTGAGCCCGGTGGTGGCGGCCAAGGTGAAGGTGTACTTCCTGGACCGCGGCGGGGACATCATCACGACGCTCATCGACTGGGTCTGCCCGCGCGGGAGCCAGACGTTCTTCCTGCCGCTGGTGGCGGCGCTGCCGGGGAACTGGGTGGGATCGGCGCGGGTGGAGAGCCAGGAGTGGATCTCGCCGGGGAACCCGAACGTGCTGGCGCCGAACGTGGTGGCAGTGGCGACGCTGATCGAGTACTCGGACGCGGCGCGGACGGCGGCGACCCAGGGCATCGCGTACAACCTGCTGCCGGAGCACAAGATCTTCGACTGGCAGATCGGCGAGCGTTCGGGCGGGAACTTCGAGGCGGGCGTGGGCCTGATCGCGATCCCGAGCCTGCTGAAGGACCTTGGCAGCTCGCAGATGACCAGTGAGATCGCGATCGCGAACGTGGTGCCGAAGCCGGGCTTCACGGACTTGGTGATCTACGTGTACGACCAGAACGGCTTGATCGACTACATCTGCCAGAAGCTGAACGAGAAGCAGGTGGAGTACATCGACCTGCAGACGTGGGGCTGGATCAACAACGGGTTCAAGGGCAGCGCGGTGATCAGCGCGTGGTTCTGGGAGCACGACGTGTTCGACGGGACGGGCTTCTTCCTGCGCAACCTCGTGGGCCTCGGGGCCGTGGCGATCGAGCGCAAGGGCGCGCGGCTCGGCGAGGACGTGCCGGGCGACGAGGCGGCGGGGGAGCGCGGGATTCCGTTCGAGAGCACGTACGACGAAGACGGGAACCCGCTGTTCGAGTACTGCTTCATGGGCCCGCTGCCGCTGTGCCCGGGGTTCGTGGACAATCGGCCGGTGGCGTGCGAGGTGAAGCAGCAGAGCTTCGCGTGCGACAACTGCCCGGTGGCGATCCCGGCGTTCGGCGTGGCGCCGGACGCGCTGGTGACGGTGTCGGGAGCGGCGCAGTGCGAGGTGGCGGACGTGAACATCACGCTGGACATCCTGCACACGTGGAACAGCGACATCACGATCGACGTGTCGAGCCCGACGGTGGCGGACGTGGTGCTGGCGGGCCGGATCTGCGGCGCGGACGACAACATGCAGGCGGTGGTGGACTCGGACGCGGCGGCGCCGATGGGATCGGCGTGCCCGCCGACGGGGTTCGAGCACTACACGCCGGGCGGTACGGGCGCGACGCCGGACGGGCTTGACGCGTTCGACCGCAAGAACCCGGACGGGACGTGGATCCTGAGCGTGAACGACCAGGTCGGCGGCGACGCCGGGTCGGTGCGCGGCTGGTCCGTGGACATCACGTACCGCTAG